Proteins encoded together in one Drosophila albomicans strain 15112-1751.03 chromosome 2R, ASM965048v2, whole genome shotgun sequence window:
- the LOC117573996 gene encoding attractin-like protein 1 yields MCLVEHAGNKHKLSSTITQQQQQKNKQPSSRYLPSITSKDCHSSYNNKDANNNNNNNIVDINTQLQQQQQHQYQSLHCDSSTTPTFNAKYRRKCFLLLSLLLFHGCFSGLHSASAYNCTTNPCQNEGQCLDGQCICADGWQGPACQFCGGKVRMYHPMGTIHDGWGNYSVSVKCSWLIDAHHPHWGGRRHGVNPSRAAKIRIHLREFATECGWDHLYIYDGDSVDSPLLAVFSGLMYRGNFSIRRVPQVIATSGTALLHFFSDDAYNMSGFNLTYKMNGCPTDADDVECSGHGTCNDGDCLCDPMYRGEACNVAACPNNCTEERGHGICKMDKERCECNDEYGGDDCSQLRAHGVWSTVHPKHLEAPAGSASHGATVWRDTLHIIGGESYGRGNLMSTYDFNANVWESALTKDGTLTPEKRYGASTVMYGDKIFMYGGVVKGQGITNELWSYDVTAKTWENITVKTEPCNATYTMCGPLHVAGHTATLVPGYGDKNNYQYMVVIFGHSSQYGYLNTVQEFNFNTREWKIVETYGYVVKGGYGHSAAYDMLTEKLYIYGGIVSESDASQVLSSRLFSYDPSTRIWKLLSSAPSARLLHTANFVNPGLMMVFGGNTHNDTSQSYGAKCYSQDLLIYDVYCDSWHMHQMPAHLQADLARFGHSSVVFEDSLYIYGGFNGQMLNDMLRFDAGHCSYYTKQEKCSSARPGVKCIWDVQMMRCINIMRVQRSAIYGREQYDYVACPSKSRITMTSEHLHHVARCQELNNCQSCVSTAFSCTYCGNGVCSKERCRETTSVASIFFADSSSSTTQQQPAVQHQLPVATVAPPLNAKRLDSCPELEDHLVQATCEQLHNCRACMANAACKWDPESNRCRSYISGSGLPLNRTQHDATLCRPTCASQTNCHNCTEDECIWCQNEQRCVDRNAYTASFPYGQCREWTTFTSKCRSAPITALSAGTTTALSSAQCGYYNSCQQCLDDPACGWCDNGSNTGLGKCVVGGALSPYDKTECALKHWFFTSCPRCNCNGHSYCNDQQHCEQPCNNLTIGAHCEKCRAGYWGNAINGGECQHCQCNNQGDYCHPDTGKCYCNTKGIVGDHCEKCDSQNHYIGDPLRGSCYYELTIDYQFTFNLSKKEDRHFTQINFRNSPVKPEIDADFTITCSVPAKMDISVKRVGLPERLLLVGINCSTFRHRFPKTDFHFGNIPVDNVSLTTFYVFVHDFQPPIWIQIAFSQYPKLNLQQFFITFSSCFLLLLLMAAVLWKIKQKYDMFRRRQRLFVEMEQMASRPFSQVLVDIETRDSIDLSLPLEGISHMSKKRKKECPSPIALEPCNGNRAAVLSLLVRLPTGGLSQAPAGQSAGLAVASALVTLGNPRRPSVEVHPKEPKSKRKQSQHPDSCT; encoded by the exons ATGTGCTTGGTGGAGCATGCGGGGAATAAGCATAAGCTCTCGTCAACAatcacacaacagcaacagcaaaaaaataaacaaccgTCGTCGCGATATTTGCCATCAATCACGAGTAAAGATTGCcacagcagctacaacaacaaagatgccaacaacaataataacaacaacattgttgaTATAAACacgcaactgcaacaacaacagcaacatcagtaTCAGAGCCTGCACTGCGACAGCAGCACAACGCCCACATTTAACGCCAAATATAGGCGAAAATGTTTCCtattgctgtcgctgttgctctTCCATGGCTGCTTCAGCGGCCTGCATAGCGCCAGTGCCTACAACTGCACCACCAATCCTTGCCAGAACGAAGGACAGTGCCTCGATGGCCAGTGCATCTGTGCCGATGGCTGGCAGGGACCCGCATGCCAATTCTGCGGTGGCAAAGTGCG GATGTACCATCCCATGGGGACGATACACGATGGCTGGGGCAACTATTCGGTGAGCGTAAAGTGCAGTTGGCTAATTGACGCCCATCACCCACATTGGGGAGGTCGTCGTCACGGCGTCAACCCCTCGCGTGCCGCCAAAATACGCATTCATCTGCGCGAATTTGCCACCGAATGCGGCTGGGatcatttgtatatatacGATGGCGACAGCGTTGATTCGCCGCTCCTGGCGGTGTTCAG TGGCCTCATGTATAGGGGCAACTTTTCAATACGCCGTGTGCCGCAGGTTATAGCGACATCAGGCACAGCGCTGTTGCATTTCTTCAGCGATGATGCCTACAATATGTCTGGCTTTAATCTCACCTACAAGATGAATGGCTGTCCGACAGATGCAGACG ATGTGGAATGCTCGGGGCATGGCACGTGCAACGATGGCGATTGCTTGTGTGATCCTATGTACAGAGGCGAGGCTTGCAATGTGGCCGCCTGTCCCAACAACTGCACCGAGGAGCGTGGCCATGGCATTTGTAAGATGGACAAAGAGCG CTGTGAATGCAATGATGAGTATGGCGGAGATGATTGCAGTCAACTGCGTGCACACGGCGTTTGGAGTACGGTGCATCCCAAGCATTTGGAGGCGCCAGCGGGCAGCGCATCGCATGGCGCCACCGTGTGGCGCGACACGTTGCACATCATTGGCGGCGAATCGTATGGGCGTGGCAATCTAATGAGCACCTACGACTTCAATGCCAATGTGTGGGAATCAGCGCTAACCAAGGATGGCACCCTGACGCCCGAGAAACGTTACGGCGCATCGACTGTGATGTATGGCGATAAAATCTTCATGTACGGCGGCGTTGTCAAGGGCCAGGGCATCACCAATGAACTCTGGTCGTATGATGTCACGGCCAAGACGTGGGAGAATATCACCGTCAAAACGGAGCCATGCAATGCCACCTACACGATGTGCGGGCCACTGCACGTGGCTGGGCATACGGCAACGTTGGTGCCCGGCTATGGGGATAAGAACAACTATCAGTATATGGTGGTGATATTCGGGCATTCATCACAGTATGGCTACCTCAATACCGTGCAGGAGTTCAACTTTAACACACGCGAATGGAAGATTGTCGAGACGTACGGTTATGTGGTGAAAGGTGGCTATGGCCACAGTGCAGCCTACGATATGCTAACCGAAAAACTGTACATCTACGGCGGCATTGTGTCGGAGAGTGATGCCAGCCAGGTGCTGAGCTCCCGACTCTTTTCATACGATCCCTCAACACGCATCTGGAAGCTGTTGTCGTCGGCGCCAAGTGCGCGACTGCTGCACACCGCGAATTTTGTGAATCCCGGCCTGATGATGGTCTTCGGCGGCAACACGCACAACGACACGTCGCAGAGCTACGGCGCCAAGTGCTACAGTCAGGACTTGCTCATCTACGATGTGTACTGTGACTCGTGGCACATGCATCAGATGCCCGCCCATCTGCAGGCGGATCTGGCACGTTTTGGCCACAGTTCGGTGGTGTTTGAGGATTCGCTGTACATCTACGGTGGCTTCAATGGCCAAATGCTAAACGATATGCTACGCTTCGATGCGGGACACTGCAGCTATTACACCAAGCAGGAGAAATGCAGCAGCGCTCGGCCGGGCGTCAAGTGTATTTGGGATGTGCAAATGATGCGTTGCATTAACATCATGCGCGTGCAACGCTCGGCGATCTACGGACGCGAGCAATACGATTATGTGGCTTGTCCCTCGAAGAGTCGCATCACCATGACCTCCGAGCATTTGCATCATGTTGCGCGCTGTCAGGAGCTGAATAACTGTCAGTCTTGTGTGTCGACTGCTTTTAGCTGCACGTATTGCGGCAATGGAGTGTGCAGCAAGGAACGTTGCCGTGAAACCACTTCGGTGGCATCTATATTCTTTGCGGATTCTTCGTCTTCgaccacacaacaacaaccagcagTGCAGCATCAGCTGCCGGTGGCAACGGTGGCTCCGCCACTGAATGCCAAGCGTTTGGATAGCTGTCCTGAGCTGGAGGATCACTTGGTGCAGGCCACCTGCGAGCAGCTGCACAATTGTCGCGCCTGCATGGCGAATGCGGCCTGCAAGTGGGATCCGGAGTCGAATCGTTGTCGCAGCTACATCTCCGGCTCTGGCTTGCCACTGAATCGCACTCAGCACGATGCGACGTTGTGTCGGCCGACGTGTGCATCGCAGACGAATTGCCACAATTGCACCGAGGACGAGTGCATCTGGTGTCAGAACGAGCAGCGTTGTGTCGATCGCAATGCGTACACGGCCAGTTTCCCGTATGGCCAGTGTCGTGAGTGGACCACATTCACCTCCAAGTGCCGCTCGGCGCCGATAACGGCGCTGAGTGCGGGCACAACGACAGCGTTGTCCAGTGCACAGTGCGGTTACTACAACAGCTGTCAGCAGTGTTTGGATGATCCGGCGTGCGGCTGGTGCGACAACGGCTCCAACACGGGCTTGGGCAAGTGCGTGGTTGGTGGCGCGTTGTCGCCGTACGATAAAACGGAGTGCGCTCTCAAGCACTGGTTCTTTACGTCGTGCCCACGCTGCAATTGCAACGGTCATTCCTATTGCAATGATCAGCAACACTGCGAGCAGCCGTGCAACAATTTAACGATCGGTGCACACTGCGAGAAATGCCGCGCTGGGTACTGGGGCAATGCCATCAATGGCGGCGAATGTCAGCACTGTCAGTGCAATAACCAGGGCGACTATTGTCATCCGGATACGGGCAAATGCTACTGCAACACCAAGGGCATTGTGGGCGATCATTGTGAGAAGTGTGATTCACAGAATCATTACATTGGCGATCCGTTGCGTGGCTCGTGCTATTACGAGCTAACCATTGACTATCAGTTCACGTTCAATCTGTCCAAGAAAGAGGATCGCCATTTTACGCAAATCAATTTTCGCAATTCACCGGTGAAGCCAGAGATCGATGCGGACTTTACGATCACTTGTAGTGTGCCAGCCAAAATGGATATATCGGTGAAGCGTGTGGGTTTGCCGGAGCGTCTGCTTTTGGTTGGCATCAATTGTTCGACGTTCCGTCATCGTTTTCCCAAAactgattttcattttggcaACATTCCGGTTGACAATGTCTCGCTGACCACCTTCTATGTGTTTGTGCACGACTTTCAGCCGCCCATTTGGATACAGATCGCGTTCTCGCAGTATCCCAAGCTCAATCTACAGCAGTTTTTCATCACATTCTCGTCATGCttcctcctcctgctgctcATGGCTGCGGTGTTGTGGAAGATTAAGCAAAAGTACGATATGTTCCGACGCCGACAGCGTTTGTTTGTCGAAATGGAGCAAATGGCCAGCCGGCCATTCTCACAG GTGCTGGTTGACATTGAAACACGAGACAGTATTGATTTGAGTTTGCCGCTGGAAGGCATCAGTCACATGTCCAAGAAACGCAAGAAG GAATGTCCCAGTCCAATTGCTTTAGAGCCCTGCAATGGCAATCGAGCCGCAGTGCTCTCGCTTCTAGTCCGGCTGCCCACGG GTGGTCTATCGCAAGCACCTGCTGGCCAATCCGCTGGACTGGCCGTAGCCAGCGCTTTAGTCACGCTTGGAAATCCGCGTCGCCCTTCGGTCGAGGTGCATCCCAAGGAGCCAAAATCGAAACGCAAGCAGAGCCAACATCCAGACAGTTGtacataa